From Desulfurobacterium pacificum, a single genomic window includes:
- a CDS encoding nucleotidyl transferase AbiEii/AbiGii toxin family protein — protein sequence MHTNITYLYKLQDEVLSALSEFAKENEFPFVLTGGTALVRFLLKQHYRISYDLDFFSDRLNVFKYWNKKELEFFLLQNFNVVTFLDLSSSSLRMWRGVVGYNNTLVNIDFVDDQFSGIFKTTHLEGFPHLKVETIDEGIYFRKLFAVITGADNEKTIERIKDVVDLIQLDKVIPLPEFIECKFIPIMKENVGILDTEQFLTKFRLLHRILNENREEATVMLKETLLTKLTIKGILRWVEEKLKDLTVHFQQNR from the coding sequence ATGCATACAAACATTACATACCTTTACAAATTGCAGGATGAAGTTTTATCTGCATTATCGGAATTTGCAAAAGAGAATGAATTCCCCTTTGTTTTAACAGGTGGAACAGCTCTCGTCAGGTTTCTCTTAAAACAGCATTACAGAATATCTTATGACCTTGATTTCTTCTCAGACAGGCTGAACGTGTTTAAATATTGGAATAAGAAAGAATTAGAATTCTTCTTGCTCCAAAACTTCAACGTTGTTACTTTTCTTGACCTATCATCTTCTTCCTTAAGAATGTGGAGAGGAGTTGTAGGTTACAATAATACTTTAGTCAACATAGACTTTGTTGACGACCAATTTTCAGGAATCTTTAAAACTACCCATTTAGAAGGATTTCCTCACCTCAAAGTTGAAACTATTGACGAAGGCATTTACTTCCGCAAATTATTCGCTGTTATAACTGGAGCTGATAACGAAAAGACAATTGAAAGAATTAAAGACGTAGTTGACCTCATCCAACTTGATAAAGTAATACCTCTTCCTGAATTCATAGAATGCAAGTTTATCCCAATAATGAAAGAAAATGTCGGAATATTAGATACAGAGCAATTCTTGACTAAATTCCGTCTCTTACATAGGATATTAAATGAAAACCGTGAAGAAGCAACTGTAATGCTCAAAGAGACTTTACTAACAAAGTTAACCATCAAGGGTATATTAAGATGGGTAGAAGAAAAACTGAAAGATTTAACTGTACATTTTCAACAGAACCGTTAA